The following proteins come from a genomic window of Limosilactobacillus reuteri:
- the raiA gene encoding ribosome-associated translation inhibitor RaiA gives MLKFNIRGENVEVTESIRDYVVKRISKLQKFFEDSVEATAHVNLKVYPNRTYKVEVTIPLPYLTLRAEETSNDMYGSIDLVTDKLERQIRKYKTKVNRKSREKGLKNFEFISSDNDESAEQDDELKIVRTKQVSLKPMDPEEAVLQMDMLGHNFFIFQDAETNGTSIVYRRNDGRYGLIEAE, from the coding sequence ATGTTAAAGTTCAATATTCGTGGTGAAAATGTCGAAGTTACTGAGTCAATTCGTGATTACGTTGTAAAACGGATCAGTAAGCTTCAAAAGTTCTTTGAAGATAGCGTTGAAGCTACCGCCCACGTGAACTTAAAAGTTTATCCAAACCGGACGTACAAGGTTGAAGTGACAATTCCACTTCCATACCTAACGTTACGAGCAGAAGAAACTTCTAATGATATGTACGGAAGTATTGACTTAGTTACAGATAAGCTCGAACGGCAAATCCGGAAGTACAAGACAAAGGTTAACCGTAAGTCACGTGAAAAAGGCTTAAAGAACTTTGAATTCATCTCATCTGATAATGATGAATCAGCTGAACAAGATGATGAATTAAAGATTGTACGGACAAAGCAAGTTTCATTAAAGCCAATGGATCCTGAAGAAGCTGTCCTTCAAATGGATATGCTTGGACACAATTTCTTTATCTTCCAAGATGCTGAAACTAATGGTACAAGCATTGTTTACCGTCGTAATGATGGTCGTTATGGCTTGATTGAAGCTGAATAG
- a CDS encoding MarR family transcriptional regulator, with protein sequence MLIGRLVKQANNAMNQEMNAFAQQYGLTGTQMSIIDFLTHFPGNSCDQHQIEIEFGIKRSTTTVLLQRMAKKNLIERYPSPEDRRQKIVTLTAEGQKLSSDVSAYITQYEEKLKADFNEQDISKIKRFLSTMIEEK encoded by the coding sequence TTGCTAATAGGTCGTCTAGTAAAACAAGCTAACAATGCAATGAATCAAGAAATGAATGCATTTGCGCAGCAGTATGGATTGACAGGGACGCAAATGTCGATTATTGATTTTTTAACACATTTCCCAGGAAATAGTTGTGATCAACACCAAATTGAAATTGAATTTGGAATAAAGAGATCAACCACTACTGTATTGCTTCAACGAATGGCAAAGAAAAATTTGATTGAACGTTATCCGTCACCAGAAGATCGCCGTCAAAAAATCGTTACGCTTACTGCAGAAGGCCAAAAATTATCTTCAGATGTAAGTGCGTATATTACACAATACGAAGAGAAATTAAAAGCAGATTTTAATGAACAGGACATTTCGAAAATAAAACGATTCTTATCAACGATGATAGAGGAAAAATAA
- the secA gene encoding preprotein translocase subunit SecA, with translation MANILKKWIESDRRELRRINKIANKVESYAKQMSELTDEQLQAKTDEFRERYKKGESLDHMLPEAFAVSREGAKRVLGLYPFHVQIMGGIVLHEGNIAEMRTGEGKTLTATMPVYLNAISGKGVHVITVNEYLSKRDATEMGQLYNWLGCSVSINNSEMSLDQKREAYKADIMYSTNSEIGFDYLRDNMAVYKEDQVQRGLNYALVDEVDSILIDEARTPLIISGPGTGTSKLYKQTDRFVKQLKKDVDYKIDLESKTVSLTDEGIKRAEKYFNLKNLYDPENTALTHHLDQALRANYIMLLDKDYVVQDGEVLIVDSFTGRVMEGRRFSDGLHQAIEAKEGVEIQEENKTMANITYQNLFRMYNKLAGMTGTAKTEQEEFREIYNMETITIPTNRPVQRKDEPDLLYPTLQSKFAAVVDRIKKLHAKGQPILVGTVAVETSEYLSQLLDKENIPHVVLNAKNHAKEAEIVKNAGQKGAVTIATNMAGRGTDIKLGPGVREIGGLAVIGTERHESRRIDNQLRGRSGRQGDPGLSQFYLSLEDDLMKRFGGDRIKAFLERMKVNDEDAVIKSRFLTHQVESAQKRVEGNNYDSRKNVLQYDDVMREQREIIYKERQQIITEDKSLKWVLMPMFRRTIQREVDQHTLGDKKDWDLQGIVDFAEEVLIKPDTITVKDLEGKSPQEMVDYLMTFAQGVYKEKQKQLYDPAQMLEFEKVVILRVVDSHWTDHIDIMDQFRQSVGLRGYGQLNPLVEYQTAGYHMFEQMIADIEYETTRLFMKSEIRQNVTR, from the coding sequence ATGGCCAATATTCTAAAAAAATGGATTGAAAGCGATCGTCGTGAATTACGGCGAATTAACAAAATAGCAAATAAAGTCGAGAGTTATGCTAAACAGATGTCTGAACTGACTGATGAACAACTTCAGGCCAAAACTGATGAATTCCGGGAACGTTATAAAAAGGGTGAATCCTTGGACCATATGTTACCAGAAGCATTCGCAGTTTCTCGTGAAGGGGCTAAGCGGGTCCTAGGACTTTACCCATTCCATGTTCAAATCATGGGAGGGATTGTTCTCCACGAAGGTAATATTGCAGAAATGCGGACTGGTGAAGGTAAGACATTAACTGCCACAATGCCGGTTTACCTTAATGCAATCTCGGGAAAAGGTGTTCATGTTATTACTGTTAATGAATACTTGTCAAAGCGTGATGCTACCGAAATGGGACAGCTTTATAATTGGCTTGGATGTTCTGTTAGTATTAACAACTCAGAAATGAGCCTTGATCAAAAACGAGAAGCATATAAAGCTGATATTATGTATTCCACCAATAGTGAAATTGGATTTGATTACCTTCGTGACAACATGGCTGTTTACAAAGAAGACCAAGTCCAACGTGGTTTAAACTATGCTTTAGTTGATGAAGTGGATTCAATTTTAATTGATGAAGCGCGGACGCCATTAATCATTTCAGGCCCAGGAACGGGAACTTCTAAGTTGTACAAACAGACTGATCGATTTGTTAAGCAGTTAAAGAAAGATGTTGATTACAAGATTGATCTTGAATCAAAGACGGTTTCGTTAACTGATGAAGGAATTAAAAGGGCTGAAAAATACTTTAACTTAAAGAACTTATATGATCCAGAAAATACTGCGCTGACCCACCACTTGGATCAGGCGTTGCGTGCTAACTACATCATGCTTTTGGATAAGGATTATGTAGTTCAAGATGGTGAAGTGTTAATTGTTGATTCCTTTACTGGACGTGTGATGGAAGGTCGACGTTTCTCTGATGGTCTTCACCAAGCTATTGAAGCCAAAGAAGGCGTAGAGATTCAAGAAGAAAACAAGACAATGGCTAACATTACATACCAGAACTTATTCCGGATGTATAACAAACTGGCGGGGATGACTGGTACTGCTAAAACTGAACAAGAAGAATTCCGTGAAATTTACAACATGGAAACTATTACTATTCCAACTAACCGTCCAGTTCAGCGAAAAGATGAGCCTGACTTGCTTTACCCAACATTACAAAGTAAGTTTGCAGCTGTTGTCGATCGGATTAAGAAACTTCATGCCAAAGGACAACCTATCTTAGTCGGGACGGTTGCCGTTGAAACTTCTGAATACTTGTCTCAACTTCTTGATAAAGAGAACATTCCGCATGTTGTTTTAAACGCTAAAAATCACGCCAAGGAAGCGGAAATTGTTAAAAATGCTGGTCAAAAAGGTGCAGTAACTATCGCTACCAACATGGCAGGACGGGGAACAGATATTAAGTTAGGCCCTGGCGTTCGTGAAATTGGCGGACTTGCAGTTATTGGTACTGAACGACATGAATCACGGCGGATTGATAATCAGCTTCGTGGACGTTCTGGACGGCAAGGTGATCCTGGTCTATCACAATTCTACCTGTCGCTTGAAGATGATTTGATGAAGCGATTTGGTGGGGATCGGATCAAGGCCTTCTTGGAACGGATGAAAGTTAATGATGAAGATGCTGTCATTAAAAGTCGGTTCTTAACTCACCAGGTTGAATCAGCTCAAAAGCGGGTTGAAGGTAACAACTATGATTCACGAAAGAACGTTCTTCAATATGATGATGTTATGCGTGAACAGCGTGAAATCATCTATAAAGAGCGGCAACAAATTATCACTGAAGACAAGTCGCTGAAGTGGGTCCTTATGCCAATGTTTAGACGGACAATCCAGCGTGAAGTTGATCAACATACCCTTGGTGACAAGAAGGATTGGGATTTACAAGGAATTGTTGACTTTGCAGAAGAAGTTTTAATCAAGCCTGATACCATCACAGTTAAGGATCTAGAAGGTAAATCACCTCAAGAAATGGTAGATTACTTGATGACATTTGCCCAGGGAGTTTATAAGGAAAAGCAAAAACAACTTTATGATCCAGCACAAATGCTTGAATTTGAAAAGGTTGTTATTTTGCGGGTAGTTGACTCACACTGGACTGATCATATTGACATCATGGATCAATTCCGGCAGTCAGTTGGATTACGTGGATATGGACAATTAAATCCATTGGTTGAATACCAAACTGCTGGTTATCATATGTTTGAACAAATGATTGCTGATATTGAGTACGAAACTACTCGACTCTTCATGAAGTCAGAAATTCGGCAAAATGTAACACGTTAA
- a CDS encoding APC family permease, with the protein MWRYLKRVLIGKPLKTLDEGQTHLTKFKALAMLSSDAISSVAYGPEQITTVLVTLSAAAIWYSIPIAAVVLVLLLAITLSYQQIIDAYPSGGGAYVVATRNWGSNGGLFAGGSLLVDYMLTVAVSTTSGVEAITSAVPALYKFSIPIGIVIVLLIMFMNLRGMSESANFLTIPVYFFVIMMIVMVVWGGYNIATGHIHYRAIVDYGTPVSGMSFVLLIRAFSAGSSSLTGVEAVSNAVPNFNKPKEKNASTTLAIMSAILAFLFIAVIFFSFYLGVVPNSRTTILSQMAAQIFGGHGLGFYLLQLSTAMILAVAANTGFSAFPILAFNMAKDKYMPHAFMDRGDRLGYSNGIISLAIGAIILILIFHGQTNMLIPLYAVGVFVPFTLSQSGMIIHWFREREGFWLGKAFINLVGALISFILVICLFWQHFANVWPYLIIMPLLLWMFHSIHRHYVKVAAQLRVAEKTKVQLHDYDGATVIVLVGNVTRVTRGAINYARSIGDYVIAMHVSFDENPGKEHKTANEFKAEYPDVRFVDIHSSYRSIAKPTLRFVDVIAKRAEARNYSTTVLVPQFIPKHPWQLALHNQTSVRLRALLNSRENIIVASYNYHLQE; encoded by the coding sequence ATGTGGCGCTATTTGAAACGTGTTTTAATCGGGAAACCGTTAAAAACCCTTGATGAAGGGCAAACACACTTAACTAAATTTAAAGCATTAGCCATGCTTTCTTCTGACGCAATATCGTCAGTAGCATATGGACCAGAGCAAATTACAACCGTTCTGGTAACTTTATCCGCAGCAGCAATCTGGTATTCAATCCCGATTGCGGCAGTTGTGTTGGTCCTTTTGTTAGCTATCACGTTATCATACCAACAAATCATTGATGCCTATCCTAGTGGTGGTGGTGCTTATGTCGTTGCCACACGGAATTGGGGGAGTAATGGAGGATTATTTGCTGGAGGATCATTACTAGTTGACTACATGTTAACGGTGGCCGTTTCAACGACATCTGGAGTTGAAGCGATTACTTCGGCAGTTCCTGCTTTATATAAATTTTCAATTCCAATCGGGATCGTTATCGTCCTTTTAATCATGTTTATGAATTTACGGGGAATGAGTGAAAGTGCAAACTTCCTCACAATTCCGGTATATTTTTTTGTTATTATGATGATTGTGATGGTAGTGTGGGGTGGCTATAATATTGCCACTGGTCATATTCATTACCGGGCAATTGTTGATTATGGAACACCGGTATCAGGAATGTCATTTGTTTTACTTATTCGCGCATTCTCAGCTGGTTCGTCATCCTTAACTGGGGTAGAAGCCGTAAGTAATGCTGTTCCTAACTTTAATAAGCCTAAAGAAAAGAATGCATCAACTACCCTGGCAATTATGAGTGCTATTTTAGCGTTCTTATTTATTGCCGTTATCTTCTTTAGCTTTTATCTGGGGGTAGTTCCTAATTCACGGACAACAATCCTCTCCCAAATGGCCGCACAAATCTTTGGTGGGCATGGGCTAGGTTTTTACCTGTTGCAACTTTCAACTGCAATGATTTTAGCTGTTGCTGCTAATACTGGTTTCTCAGCCTTTCCAATTCTTGCCTTTAATATGGCTAAAGATAAATATATGCCGCACGCGTTCATGGATCGTGGTGATCGGTTAGGTTACTCTAATGGAATTATTTCCTTAGCGATAGGAGCAATTATTTTGATCTTGATCTTCCATGGTCAGACTAATATGTTAATTCCGCTTTATGCAGTAGGGGTGTTTGTTCCATTTACTTTATCGCAATCTGGGATGATTATTCACTGGTTTAGAGAACGGGAAGGTTTCTGGTTAGGGAAAGCCTTTATTAACCTAGTGGGGGCCTTGATTTCATTTATTCTTGTTATTTGTTTGTTCTGGCAACACTTTGCAAATGTTTGGCCATACTTAATTATCATGCCGCTGCTTTTATGGATGTTCCATTCGATTCACCGGCACTATGTAAAAGTAGCCGCTCAATTGCGGGTTGCTGAAAAGACGAAAGTCCAATTACATGATTACGATGGCGCAACGGTGATTGTTTTAGTTGGTAATGTAACCCGAGTAACTCGTGGTGCAATTAATTACGCTCGGTCGATTGGTGATTATGTTATTGCCATGCATGTTTCGTTTGATGAAAACCCAGGCAAAGAGCATAAAACAGCAAATGAATTTAAAGCTGAATATCCAGACGTCCGTTTTGTTGATATTCACTCTTCGTACCGTTCAATCGCAAAGCCAACGTTACGTTTCGTTGATGTGATTGCAAAACGGGCAGAAGCAAGAAATTATTCGACAACTGTTCTTGTTCCGCAATTTATTCCTAAGCATCCATGGCAATTGGCCTTGCATAATCAGACCAGTGTTCGTTTGCGGGCGTTATTGAATTCCCGAGAGAACATTATTGTTGCTAGTTATAACTACCACCTTCAAGAATAG
- a CDS encoding ISLre2-like element ISLre2 family transposase — protein MDILTEIEQNLVKSGSLFEAEQIILKGVLELGQVIMQNFLESLDRSLKSQAPANYQVINKQPRTLNFIFGPVTFQRRYYQAGTKKREFYLDQQLKIKPRRRLSPHYLMMMAKIAQTTTMRNTADILNLVFDSGITADSVMHAVHELGNQVAKQTQAKEHQATPRHMPKNLTIEGDAFMIKGKKEAGQLTLVHHYRVYERVANQIINRHDFLSVGHQGRLEARLSDYLDRHYKLAGQTIFLASDAGPGYEPAKLLSLVPQGAHGEYFLDRYHCLQKIEHTLGRHNELAMRAIKAVRHHDQAELTIILDTYESQNLTEKQADDLMRLRKYLQRNWRYILSPQMRGFKDIHLIGSVESSHRAFTYRMKKQGKSWTKQGAKAMISLIEARMNGELQASLNTILEQLTVLPRVAQTSLLQEMHIRTGEFLRKAPTKPSIGAVQGIIPINTVTSRPMGQLFKALTH, from the coding sequence ATGGATATTTTAACAGAAATCGAGCAGAATTTGGTGAAATCAGGCAGTTTATTTGAAGCTGAACAGATTATTTTAAAAGGTGTATTGGAGTTAGGACAAGTAATCATGCAAAACTTTTTGGAAAGCTTAGATCGAAGCTTAAAGTCCCAAGCTCCAGCGAACTATCAAGTAATCAATAAACAGCCACGGACGCTTAATTTTATCTTTGGCCCGGTGACTTTTCAACGACGGTATTATCAGGCTGGGACAAAGAAACGTGAATTTTACTTAGACCAACAATTAAAAATTAAACCACGTCGTCGTTTATCGCCACACTACTTAATGATGATGGCTAAGATTGCCCAAACAACTACAATGCGCAATACTGCCGACATTTTGAACCTTGTATTTGACAGCGGAATTACTGCCGATTCGGTAATGCACGCCGTGCATGAGTTAGGAAATCAGGTAGCTAAACAAACTCAAGCAAAAGAACACCAAGCTACTCCTCGCCATATGCCTAAAAATTTAACTATTGAGGGTGATGCCTTTATGATTAAAGGTAAAAAAGAAGCAGGTCAGCTGACTCTTGTGCACCATTATCGGGTTTATGAGCGAGTAGCTAATCAAATCATTAATCGGCATGACTTTCTCAGTGTTGGGCACCAAGGACGGCTTGAAGCACGACTAAGTGATTATTTAGACCGCCATTATAAGCTTGCCGGTCAAACGATCTTTTTGGCCAGTGACGCTGGCCCAGGTTACGAACCAGCTAAGCTATTAAGTCTAGTTCCTCAAGGTGCACATGGTGAATACTTTCTCGACCGCTATCATTGTTTACAGAAAATTGAACATACTTTAGGCCGGCACAACGAATTAGCCATGCGAGCAATTAAAGCCGTTCGTCATCATGATCAAGCAGAGCTAACAATAATTTTAGATACTTATGAATCACAAAACCTAACGGAAAAACAAGCAGACGACCTAATGCGTTTAAGAAAGTATCTACAGCGAAATTGGCGGTATATCCTCTCACCACAAATGCGTGGATTTAAGGATATTCATTTAATTGGTTCAGTCGAAAGTTCTCACCGGGCTTTTACTTACCGGATGAAGAAACAGGGCAAGTCATGGACTAAGCAGGGGGCTAAAGCCATGATTAGTTTAATTGAAGCCCGAATGAATGGTGAACTGCAAGCTAGTTTAAATACAATCCTAGAACAATTAACAGTTCTTCCTCGAGTGGCTCAAACCAGCCTATTACAGGAAATGCATATTCGAACTGGAGAGTTTCTAAGAAAGGCACCGACAAAGCCGTCAATTGGAGCAGTACAAGGAATAATTCCGATTAACACGGTCACAAGTAGACCAATGGGACAACTTTTTAAGGCACTAACCCACTAA
- a CDS encoding helicase-related protein — MDLDNYYGRRVLVPRHELVQSGIQELPTIRIDTANIRCYRCNYVTEKSLGALPRGEFYCPHCINLGRVSTLNKFYHVPEPNQFTVTEPILTWKGKLSPLQQQASEKISRGMADHVQQLLWAVTGAGKTEMMFAGIAAAIERGERIGIASPRVDVCLELFPRLKAAFANCDIALLHGRQELPYHYAQLTICTTHQLLRFYHAFDNLIIDEVDAFPYAANASLLYATKQAIKKNGGCLYLTATPGDALLREIKSKRLVVNYLPLRYHGHLLPQIKVRLAFGWRRRLERQQLPPQVIQQLQKTLKEGYRFLLFIPHIADLALVEAALRHSFTTFRFATVHASDPERLEKVQKMRDGDYDFLVTTSILERGVTFPEIDVYVLGADDPVFSSSALVQIAGRAGRAQSRPTGRVIFWINCNCRQVNQAVSQVKYLNRKGQRLIDGVSFVQ; from the coding sequence ATGGATTTAGACAATTATTATGGGCGACGAGTCTTAGTTCCGCGTCATGAGTTGGTACAATCAGGAATTCAAGAACTACCAACAATTAGAATCGATACTGCGAATATTAGATGTTATCGCTGCAATTATGTCACAGAAAAATCGTTGGGTGCTTTGCCGCGAGGTGAGTTCTATTGTCCACATTGCATTAATCTTGGACGTGTTTCAACGTTAAATAAATTTTATCATGTTCCAGAGCCAAATCAATTTACGGTTACCGAACCGATACTAACCTGGAAAGGGAAATTATCGCCTCTTCAACAACAAGCTTCAGAAAAAATTTCCCGGGGAATGGCTGATCATGTCCAGCAATTATTATGGGCAGTTACAGGTGCTGGAAAAACAGAGATGATGTTTGCGGGCATTGCGGCAGCTATTGAACGTGGTGAGAGAATTGGAATAGCTTCTCCACGAGTAGATGTTTGTTTAGAATTATTTCCCCGTTTAAAAGCTGCCTTTGCTAATTGTGATATTGCTCTTTTGCATGGTCGACAAGAATTACCTTATCATTATGCTCAGCTGACTATTTGCACAACCCATCAATTGCTTCGTTTCTATCATGCTTTTGATAATTTAATTATTGATGAAGTAGATGCCTTTCCGTATGCTGCTAATGCTTCGTTATTATATGCGACTAAGCAAGCAATAAAAAAGAACGGAGGGTGTCTTTACTTAACTGCGACTCCAGGTGATGCTTTGCTGCGAGAAATTAAAAGTAAACGATTAGTTGTTAATTATTTGCCTCTTCGTTATCATGGGCATTTACTTCCACAAATAAAAGTTAGACTAGCTTTTGGATGGCGACGACGTTTAGAACGCCAGCAATTACCCCCGCAAGTTATTCAACAGTTGCAGAAAACGCTAAAGGAAGGCTATCGCTTTTTGCTATTTATTCCTCATATTGCAGATCTAGCATTGGTTGAAGCTGCATTACGGCATTCGTTTACAACTTTCCGCTTTGCTACTGTTCATGCAAGTGATCCAGAACGATTAGAAAAAGTCCAAAAAATGCGTGATGGTGATTACGACTTTTTAGTTACGACTTCTATTCTTGAACGGGGAGTTACTTTTCCAGAAATTGATGTCTATGTTTTGGGTGCCGATGATCCAGTCTTTTCTTCATCAGCATTAGTGCAAATTGCTGGCCGGGCTGGGCGCGCGCAAAGTCGACCAACTGGGCGGGTTATTTTTTGGATCAATTGTAATTGTCGACAAGTTAATCAAGCTGTTTCTCAGGTGAAGTACTTGAATCGGAAAGGTCAAAGGTTGATAGATGGAGTGTCTTTTGTGCAATAA
- a CDS encoding phosphoribosyltransferase family protein has translation MQRYKFNGDYRLRVVFQRELSKIVNEQKADLIVPIPVTSTTMQTRGFNQVIGLLREVPYQSILRTKISSKVAQSSKTKEERLATKQPFILDAPAKVINKKILLVDDVYTTGRTLYHAANLFKQAGCKEIGSVSLAR, from the coding sequence ATGCAACGTTATAAATTTAATGGCGATTACCGTTTACGAGTGGTGTTTCAGCGTGAACTTAGCAAAATAGTTAATGAACAGAAAGCAGATTTAATTGTCCCGATTCCAGTAACGTCGACAACGATGCAAACGCGTGGCTTTAATCAGGTTATTGGTCTATTACGAGAAGTGCCTTACCAATCGATCTTACGAACTAAGATAAGCTCAAAAGTGGCACAATCAAGTAAGACAAAAGAAGAGCGACTTGCAACTAAACAGCCATTCATACTTGATGCACCAGCAAAAGTAATTAATAAAAAGATTCTTTTAGTTGATGATGTTTATACTACGGGAAGGACACTGTATCATGCGGCAAACCTTTTTAAGCAAGCTGGCTGTAAAGAGATTGGTAGCGTTTCACTAGCACGTTAA
- a CDS encoding YigZ family protein, giving the protein MTEPYLTIAKNTTYEQTIKKSRFICSVARVSSEEEAQQFIASIQAANKKATHNCFAYMIGDNDQIQRESDNGEPSGTAGIPILESLKLAKIHNVVAVVTRYFGGIKLGAGGLIRAYSNTTTEAIHQAGLVQRIKQAILKITVTYALHDPLLYYLKENNLEVAGEEYGVNVETSIYVNETDLKDVKEKLINRFNDQLQITEADQRFNEIPY; this is encoded by the coding sequence ATGACAGAACCATATTTAACAATTGCTAAAAACACCACTTATGAGCAAACAATTAAAAAATCCCGATTTATTTGCTCCGTTGCCCGCGTCTCCTCAGAAGAAGAAGCTCAACAGTTTATTGCCAGCATTCAAGCAGCCAATAAAAAAGCTACTCATAATTGCTTTGCATACATGATTGGTGACAACGACCAGATCCAGCGAGAAAGTGATAATGGCGAGCCGAGTGGAACAGCGGGAATTCCAATCCTTGAATCACTTAAACTCGCAAAAATTCACAATGTCGTAGCAGTGGTCACCCGCTATTTTGGCGGGATTAAACTAGGCGCAGGTGGCCTCATCCGGGCATATAGCAATACAACTACTGAAGCAATCCACCAAGCTGGTCTTGTACAACGAATCAAGCAAGCAATTCTAAAAATCACTGTTACCTATGCCCTTCACGATCCTCTTCTTTACTACCTCAAGGAGAACAATCTTGAGGTTGCCGGTGAGGAGTATGGGGTTAATGTTGAAACAAGTATTTACGTAAACGAAACAGACTTAAAAGATGTCAAAGAGAAGCTCATTAATCGTTTTAACGATCAGCTTCAAATAACTGAAGCCGATCAGCGCTTTAACGAAATTCCATATTAA
- a CDS encoding IS30 family transposase codes for MGTTILSFQNRIVIETLHNEGRSLRYIANYLGFSKTTVFNELHRLNGEYQAELAQTDFERKVSQRGRKSSLTKSFKHLIEEKIQVQKWSPEQVAHVVGIAYKTVYNWIDQGWLDVQLPDLPDHGIRRHRAKEKRGTFSHGRSIEERPHKVETRQEFGHFEADTVLSGKRKGQAVATFVERKSRLTIVKRLHGRDSQSMTQAVLELASQLQDKLKTLTVDHGKEFANYQAIEQLTGTQVYFAHAYSPHERGSNENRNRVLRRFIPKGQAIEELSDRQLVQINWYLNSRPIKCLNWHTPIEIFLLNLRH; via the coding sequence ATGGGCACCACTATTTTATCATTCCAGAACCGCATTGTCATTGAAACGCTTCATAATGAAGGACGTTCCTTACGATACATCGCTAATTACTTAGGCTTTAGTAAAACCACAGTCTTTAACGAACTTCACCGGCTCAACGGTGAGTATCAAGCTGAACTAGCGCAAACTGACTTTGAACGCAAGGTTAGTCAACGGGGGCGGAAGTCTTCACTCACTAAAAGCTTTAAGCACTTGATTGAGGAAAAGATTCAAGTCCAGAAGTGGTCCCCTGAACAAGTTGCCCATGTAGTTGGGATTGCCTACAAGACGGTCTATAACTGGATTGATCAAGGATGGCTTGATGTACAGTTACCCGATTTGCCTGATCATGGAATTCGTCGTCATCGTGCTAAAGAAAAGCGTGGTACGTTCAGTCACGGCCGCTCCATTGAGGAGCGTCCTCATAAAGTCGAAACTCGCCAAGAATTCGGCCACTTTGAAGCTGATACCGTACTTTCTGGCAAACGTAAAGGTCAAGCTGTGGCGACTTTTGTGGAGCGTAAGAGTCGCCTGACAATTGTTAAACGGCTCCATGGTCGCGACAGTCAGTCCATGACTCAAGCCGTACTTGAACTAGCTAGTCAACTTCAAGACAAGCTCAAGACGCTTACCGTGGATCATGGGAAAGAGTTCGCTAACTATCAGGCAATTGAACAGCTAACAGGTACTCAGGTTTATTTTGCCCATGCTTATTCACCACATGAACGCGGTAGTAATGAGAACCGTAACCGAGTTTTGCGACGGTTTATTCCCAAGGGACAAGCCATTGAAGAGCTGAGCGATCGCCAGCTGGTTCAAATCAATTGGTATCTGAATTCCCGACCAATTAAATGTCTTAACTGGCACACACCAATCGAGATCTTCTTGCTTAATCTACGTCACTAA